The DNA segment TTCTTCAAAGCTAATGGTTTCTTCTTTATTTGCCATGTGATTCACTCCTCGGTATCTTTTTTTCTTTCCCGGTAATCTGACAGAAGTACGTTCCATCCGTCACTTGTAATTCCAACACTTCATCTGGATCTGCTTGATCAACAGATTTAATAAGCTCACCGGTAATCTGTTGATATGCAAGACTGTAGCCTCGACTCATTACTTGAAGAGGGCTAAGAAGCTGAAGCTGTTGCAGTGCGTGTTGGAATTGCTGTTGCTTCGCAGTTACCAATTGTGAGGTTTCTCGCTTTAAGGAGAGTTCCTGACGCATAAGCTTATCTTGCAATTGTTTAATTCGTTCTTTCGGATGAGCTTGAAGTACACTTTTCGCAAGTAGCTCGTGTTGTCCTTTTTTCTTTTCAACTAAACGTTGAATCGTTCGTTTAAGCTGATCCATTCGCGTGTCGAGCTCCTGTTCCTTCTGGCGGATCAGTTGCGCAGGATACTTGAATGCATAGGACTTTTGCAAGCGATCAAGCTGTCTTCTTTCCTGCTTGACTCTCTCACGCATACCAACTAAAAGACGTTGCTTATGGCTTAAGGTTCTATGTAACAAATCTAAGCGGTTGGGTACTGCAAGTTCCGCTGCAGCAGTTGGAGTTGGCGCTCGTAAGTCAGACACAAAATCACTGATGGTAAAATCCGTTTCATGTCCTACTGCGGAAATAATTGGAACCGTAGCCTCAGCAATTGTTCGAACAACCTGTTCGTCATTAAATGCCCAAAGCTCTTCGATTGAACCACCGCCTCGCCCTGCGATTAGTACATCAAACACACCTGCTGCATCGGCCTGCATGATGGCACGAACGATAGAGGATGGAGCCTGGTCTCCTTGCACCAAGGCCGGAAGCAGAGTGATTTGAGCGATAGGATAACGCCTTTTTAACGTTGTGAGAATATCTCGCACGGCCGCACCTGTAGGAGACGTAACAACAGCAATTCGCTTCGGATAAACAGGGATAGGCTTTTTTCGTTCGTCGGAAAATAAGCCTTCTTCTTCAAGCGTTTCTTTTAGCTTTTCATACGCTAAATATAAATTCCCAATTCCATCAGGTTGCATCTCTTTTGCATAGAGCTGATATTGACCATATGGCTCATATACATTGATCTCTCCACGAATTAAGAC comes from the Alkalihalobacillus sp. FSL W8-0930 genome and includes:
- the xseA gene encoding exodeoxyribonuclease VII large subunit; the encoded protein is MSESIVSVSELTRYIKGLLETDKLLPDVWIRGELSNFKQHSRGHMYFSVKDENSRIQAVMFAGHNRYLAFKPENGMKVLIRGEINVYEPYGQYQLYAKEMQPDGIGNLYLAYEKLKETLEEEGLFSDERKKPIPVYPKRIAVVTSPTGAAVRDILTTLKRRYPIAQITLLPALVQGDQAPSSIVRAIMQADAAGVFDVLIAGRGGGSIEELWAFNDEQVVRTIAEATVPIISAVGHETDFTISDFVSDLRAPTPTAAAELAVPNRLDLLHRTLSHKQRLLVGMRERVKQERRQLDRLQKSYAFKYPAQLIRQKEQELDTRMDQLKRTIQRLVEKKKGQHELLAKSVLQAHPKERIKQLQDKLMRQELSLKRETSQLVTAKQQQFQHALQQLQLLSPLQVMSRGYSLAYQQITGELIKSVDQADPDEVLELQVTDGTYFCQITGKEKKIPRSESHGK